A single region of the Clostridia bacterium genome encodes:
- a CDS encoding threonylcarbamoyl-AMP synthase, with the protein MQTKVWSVAVEKPEEEIIAKAAQIIKQGGLVAFPTETVYGLGADGFNETAVQRIFRVKKRPLNQALILHLAEKADLEKLAFLEDERAWKLAHFFWPGPLTLVLPKREVVPGIVSGGLTTVGLRMPNHPVALALIRAVGVPLAAPSANCFGRPSPTKGEHVLQDLGGKIEAILEAGSTSLGLESTVLDLSQKVPLILRSGAISKEELELVLGKVDRKEASIVSESGCPLKVIFLKGNAEKKAKYLSTYLAKKPSEKIALLLTTATWGFLGEVPAVFYQRDLGNQLEQIAPLLYEELRNCEAQGIEVVFTEAYEEKGWGQALMSRLLKFTQGQIQVIE; encoded by the coding sequence TTGCAAACCAAAGTTTGGTCAGTCGCGGTGGAGAAACCTGAAGAAGAAATAATTGCGAAGGCGGCTCAAATAATTAAACAAGGTGGTTTAGTGGCTTTTCCTACGGAAACGGTTTATGGCTTAGGGGCTGATGGTTTTAATGAGACAGCGGTGCAAAGAATTTTTAGAGTAAAAAAAAGACCTTTAAATCAGGCTTTAATTCTTCATTTGGCGGAAAAAGCCGACCTGGAAAAATTAGCTTTTCTCGAGGATGAGCGGGCTTGGAAATTGGCTCATTTTTTCTGGCCAGGGCCTTTGACTTTAGTGCTGCCTAAGAGAGAAGTGGTTCCAGGAATTGTTAGTGGGGGTTTGACTACTGTAGGTTTGAGGATGCCTAATCATCCGGTAGCTTTGGCTTTAATCAGGGCAGTAGGGGTTCCTTTAGCTGCTCCTAGTGCTAATTGTTTTGGTCGGCCTAGTCCTACTAAGGGAGAGCATGTACTGCAGGATTTGGGAGGAAAAATAGAAGCGATTCTAGAGGCTGGTAGTACAAGTTTAGGTCTAGAATCCACAGTTTTAGATTTATCTCAAAAGGTACCTTTAATTTTGCGTTCTGGTGCTATTAGTAAAGAAGAATTGGAGCTTGTTTTAGGTAAAGTTGACAGAAAAGAAGCATCGATAGTAAGTGAGTCTGGCTGTCCACTTAAGGTGATTTTTCTAAAAGGTAATGCCGAAAAAAAAGCGAAGTATCTTAGTACTTATTTGGCTAAAAAACCGTCTGAAAAAATTGCTTTATTATTGACCACGGCCACTTGGGGTTTTTTGGGGGAGGTTCCTGCGGTTTTTTATCAGCGGGATTTAGGTAATCAATTGGAGCAAATTGCACCTTTATTATATGAAGAGTTAAGGAATTGTGAGGCACAAGGTATTGAGGTTGTTTTTACAGAGGCTTATGAGGAAAAAGGATGGGGCCAGGCCTTAATGAGTCGCTTACTCAAATTTACCCAAGGTCAGATCCAGGTGATTGAATAA
- a CDS encoding manganese efflux pump translates to MGFPAILLIAVALGADAFSLALGIGLKTITPKRAWEVALIIGLFHVFMPLLGLHLGAVLGHLVGNWTAVLGALILITIGANLFLENWAADRKVKIKFDLTNFWPLVCLAASVSVDSLTVGLGLGSLQVNIVLTVLTMGLMAVLMTLAGFFCSHVLSRALGQKADLCAGLILMLIGLKLLF, encoded by the coding sequence ATGGGGTTTCCGGCCATTTTATTAATTGCTGTGGCCTTGGGAGCAGATGCTTTTTCCTTGGCATTAGGTATTGGTTTAAAAACGATAACACCGAAAAGGGCTTGGGAAGTAGCTTTAATTATTGGATTGTTTCATGTGTTTATGCCTTTATTAGGTTTGCATTTAGGTGCTGTTTTAGGGCATTTGGTAGGTAATTGGACCGCAGTTTTAGGTGCTTTAATCTTAATTACTATTGGGGCTAATCTTTTTCTGGAAAATTGGGCAGCTGATAGAAAAGTGAAAATTAAGTTTGATTTAACTAATTTTTGGCCACTGGTTTGTTTAGCAGCTAGTGTTAGTGTAGATTCTTTAACTGTAGGTTTGGGACTTGGTTCCCTACAGGTAAACATAGTATTAACAGTGCTCACTATGGGTTTGATGGCTGTGTTAATGACTTTGGCAGGTTTTTTTTGCAGTCATGTTTTAAGTAGAGCTTTGGGACAAAAGGCTGATTTGTGTGCTGGTTTGATTTTAATGCTGATTGGTTTGAAATTGCTTTTTTAA
- the prmC gene encoding peptide chain release factor N(5)-glutamine methyltransferase, whose amino-acid sequence MKVKDALKWGSVFLRNNGFSVSAADEEARLFLARASAQEVWTLLLEPEKKIAAEVWHNYLSNLQKRVQGEPVHYLLGEKEFMSLTFRVGPQVLIPRQDTEVLVEKVWEFLEPWPEPLVLDLGTGSGVIAISLAYYLPKVHLIATDLSAAALQIARENARRHGVLERIEFLKGDRLAPLEPGLKFTALVANPPYLTKAEMAALAPEVKKEPSMALYGGVDGLFFYRYLAKVGKNYLQPEGKLFVEIGWRQGQVVQALFREAGWEEIELVHDLVGRERVVVAG is encoded by the coding sequence ATGAAGGTTAAAGATGCCCTTAAGTGGGGAAGTGTTTTTTTAAGAAATAATGGTTTTTCTGTATCTGCGGCAGATGAAGAAGCCCGGCTTTTTTTGGCCCGGGCTTCTGCACAAGAAGTTTGGACTTTATTATTGGAACCGGAAAAAAAAATAGCGGCTGAGGTTTGGCACAATTATTTAAGTAATTTACAAAAAAGAGTGCAGGGTGAACCAGTGCATTATCTTTTGGGGGAAAAGGAATTTATGTCTTTGACTTTTCGAGTAGGTCCCCAAGTTTTAATTCCCCGTCAAGATACCGAAGTTTTGGTGGAAAAGGTTTGGGAATTTTTAGAGCCTTGGCCAGAACCTTTAGTTTTAGATCTAGGTACTGGTAGTGGTGTTATTGCCATCAGTCTGGCCTATTATTTACCTAAGGTGCATTTGATTGCTACCGATCTTTCCGCAGCTGCTCTGCAAATTGCTCGTGAAAATGCTCGGAGGCATGGTGTTTTGGAAAGAATCGAGTTTTTAAAGGGTGATCGTTTAGCTCCTTTGGAGCCTGGTCTTAAATTTACGGCTTTGGTTGCTAACCCCCCTTATTTGACTAAGGCGGAAATGGCGGCTTTGGCCCCTGAAGTAAAAAAAGAACCGTCAATGGCTTTATATGGGGGAGTTGATGGTTTGTTTTTTTATCGTTATTTAGCTAAAGTGGGTAAAAACTATTTACAGCCTGAGGGGAAATTGTTTGTGGAAATTGGTTGGCGGCAAGGGCAGGTGGTACAAGCACTTTTTAGAGAAGCTGGTTGGGAAGAAATAGAATTGGTTCATGATTTGGTAGGGCGTGAAAGAGTGGTTGTGGCTGGTTAG